Proteins from a genomic interval of Musa acuminata AAA Group cultivar baxijiao chromosome BXJ1-9, Cavendish_Baxijiao_AAA, whole genome shotgun sequence:
- the LOC135593819 gene encoding probable glutathione S-transferase parA translates to MGDVETKGVVLLDFWVSPFGQRCRIALAEKGVEYEYREENLGDKSPLLLKSNPVHKKIPVLIHDDKPVCESLIIVQYIDEAWPDCAPLLPADPYARAQARFWADFIDKKIYECGTRLWKLKGEGQAAAKEELIGILKLLEGELGDKKYFGGDAFGFVDIALVPFVSWFYTYETCAGFSIEEAAPKLVAWGKRCMERESVAKTLSDPHKVYEFVGGLKKRFGVE, encoded by the exons ATGGGGGATGTGGAGACGAAGGGGGTGGTGCTGCTGGACTTCTGGGTGAGCCCGTTCGGGCAGCGGTGCCGGATCGCGCTGGCGGAGAAGGGGGTGGAGTACGAGTACCGGGAGGAGAACCTGGGGGACAAGAGCCCGTTGCTGCTCAAGTCCAACCCCGTGCATAAGAAGATCCCTGTCCTCATCCACGACGACAAGCCCGTGTGCGAGTCCCTCATCATCGTCCAATACATCGACGAGGCGTGGCCCGACTGCGCGCCGCTGCTGCCCGCCGACCCCTACGCCCGCGCCCAGGCCCGCTTCTGGGCCGACTTCATCGACAAGAAG ATCTATGAATGCGGGACAAGGCTGTGGAAGCTCAAGGGCGAGGGACAGGCGGCGGCCAAGGAGGAGCTCATCGGGATCCTGAAGCTGCTGGAGGGCGAGCTGGGAGACAAGAAGTACTTCGGCGGCGACGCGTTCGGCTTCGTCGACATCGCGCTCGTCCCCTTCGTGTCCTGGTTCTACACCTACGAGACCTGTGCCGGCTTCAGCATAGAGGAGGCAGCGCCCAAGCTGGTGGCGTGGGGCAAGCGGTGCATGGAGCGGGAGAGCGTGGCGAAGACACTGTCCGACCCCCACAAGGTCTACGAGTTCGTGGGCGGTCTCAAGAAAAGATTCGGAGTCGAGTAG
- the LOC103999069 gene encoding probable glutathione S-transferase — MKPVVLLDFWASPFGQRCRIALAEKGVEYEYREEDIMRNKSSLLLESNPVYKKIPVLIHDGKPVCESLIIVQYIDEVWPDRSPLLPADPYARAQARFWADFVDKKFNECGTRLWQLKGEAQAAAKEEFIEILKLLEGELGDKKYFGGDAFGFVDDTLVPFVSWFYTYETCAGFSIEEAAPKVVAWGKRCMERESVANALSDPHKIYETVGVVKKRYGIE, encoded by the exons ATGAAGCCGGTGGTGCTGCTGGACTTCTGGGCGAGCCCGTTCGGGCAGCGGTGCCGGATCGCGCTGGCGGAGAAGGGAGTGGAGTACGAGTACAGGGAGGAGGACATCATGAGGAACAAGAGCTCGCTGCTGCTCGAGTCCAACCCCGTGTACAAGAAGATCCCCGTCCTCATCCACGACGGCAAGCCCGTGTGCGAGTCCCTCATCATCGTCCAGTACATCGACGAGGTGTGGCCcgaccgctcgccgctgcttcccgccGACCCCTACGCCCGCGCCCAGGCCCGCTTCTGGGCCGACTTCGTCGACAAGAAG TTCAATGAATGCGGGACAAGGCTGTGGCAGCTCAAGGGCGAGGCCCAGGCGGCGGCCAAGGAGGAGTTCATCGAGATCCTGAAGTTGTTGGAGGGCGAGCTGGGGGACAAGAAGTACTTCGGCGGTGACGCCTTCGGCTTCGTCGACGACACGCTCGTCCCCTTCGTGTCTTGGTTCTACACCTACGAGACATGCGCCGGCTTCAGCATCGAGGAGGCGGCGCCCAAGGTGGTGGCGTGGGGCAAACGGTGCATGGAGCGGGAGAGCGTGGCCAACGCACTGTCCGATCCCCACAAGATCTACGAGACCGTGGGCGTCGTCAAGAAGAGATATGGAATCGAGTAG